The genomic segment CTGGCACCTCCCCACCGCTCCCTCTGATAGATTGCCGAGTCCGCCTGCTGCTGCGCTCCCCATTTCTCCATATAATCACAACCCCGCGGAGAAGCCACTCTCCATCAGCCACGTTCTCCTTCCGCGAGATGATGGCTTATCAGGGCGCTCGTCGTCTATCAGGTTTAATGGCGGCCTCAGCTGTTTGTGATAATGCTCATTTTGTGTTATTGAAGCTGAGGGGTCACCTCAGGGTCACTCGGCGcattaaattcaaataaattgAATCTTTAATTGGATGAGGTTGGATCGTTGGATTACTTGTAATAAGTCTGTCATACCACATTTATTACAGCAATTAATTATGCATGTTGGTAGCGGGGCTGCACAGAATTAAAACCATGACTTGTGATACACCTACACATTGTATTTCAGCATTACTCTTTGTGATTAAATTACATAGTAATGCACAGTATTTCTTACATCAGAGGTTTGGCTCAGCGAAAAAATTCAACTCTAAATCCAAAAGCTCAAGTAGCAGTAGTTAATGAAGCTGCCAGTTTTTATGATCCTCTGAATTTTAGAGCACAGACATCACGGTGTGTTGTAGTTCCTGAGTGATGTGATGTGTACACTGATGTTGTTTGTGCTATTGAGAAACAAATCCTATTAAGTGTCTTTAGTCAGTGTTGGTGAGGGTCTGCCGGTGACCAGAGTTTTTGCTCATGGTTATTAGCATTTACTGTCTCTCCTTACAATCGATTCCAAACCTCCCAGAGATAACTCTCACAGTCGATTGGTGAGGCCGATGCATTACTGCCCTTAACTGCACTTAACTCGAATGGCCACTAGATGCTGACTCCAAGAAACTGCCCGCAccaaaataagaataaaaatggTGTAACCTCTCACTACAGTGTCAAACATGATCTTCTGCTTAAATTTAGTAAAAGACCTCCTCACATCTGCTTTTCTCTCCCCTGCAAAATTAAGACTTTCTGGCTGCAAGATGGCAGCAAACAGTGAACCCAGATCAAGTCCTCGACATCCTTTTGAAACTAGGAGGATGAAAGATGCTATGACTGCTTCTTACCAACACTCCGAGCAATAAGAAAAGTGGTGGTTGCACTGAGGGtctctcaaattaaaaagaaagaaaaatgggcaaaaataaataaaaacctcaCTCGCCAAGTCCTTCCATTTTTTTCTAGTAGTGTCGATACTTAAGTTATTAGTGTGCATCTCCAGTATATCACATGTACTGAGTGGTTCTTAATCATGCGCCAATATTCAGCAGGTTTTCTTACCAAGTAAACACGGTAACAGCTGATGTCAGTGATGAGATCACACTGTCAGGTGTAGAGGAACCTATTCACTTTGACTGTAACAAACAGTCGGGCTCACGGGCCTCCATGACACGCGTAAGATGCTACATGTACCTTATATTTGATTGTACTTAATGCTTTCTCCTCCTTGCAGTAACTCCCAGTggctcctcctccagccctccccAGGAGTACCAGGAGGGGGAGGCTGGCTTTGCGATCATGTTCCCCAGCATGGACGGCGTCCACATCAAGCCCTTTCATTTCTGCAAAAAGTCCATCTCCCCAACAGCCCTGAAAGAAGCAGGTGAGTGTCAGTTATTCAATAATCTCAacagagaaatacaaaacatgtgaaacaaaaaTCTTGCAGAACATGTTTTCACATCACTCTTTTAATTGCTGTTCTTCCTTTTCAGGACTTGTTGACAACCCGGAGCTGCGTGTCGTACTGATATTTGTCTACGAGGCGTATAAATCTGGAGGAGCACGCTTCCTCAGCCAGATACTGGAGCCGCTGGCTAAGAGCAAAGCTCTCATCGCTGGAGGGCTGGTAGAAAGTGTCTTCTCTCCGACCAGACACTGGTGAGTTAATGTCCTCTTAAACAGTCACAAGTGATTTCGTGTAAATTCCTGAAGTTCAAATAATGTTGGTTTAATTTCTATATATCACATTAATGGAGCTTTCGCTAGGTTTGGATTGAATTGGAGTTTAAtgatgattaatttttttttgcaagactcacactctccctctcctcctcactctgtAGCTGTAGCCAGGGTGCATACGGAGTGGTGGGCCTGGCCCTGAGCGGCCCTAAGGTGCAGGGGGCATCTGTGCTCCTGGACCAAGACATCGGCAACCCAAAGGCAGCTGAGGCCACAATCCGGCGGCTAAAGGCAGCCAAGATTCCCGAGAGGAACACCCTTGGGTTCATGTTCGCCTGCGTGGGGAGAGGCCAGAGCTACTACAACAACCAGCCCAACGTAGAGGCCGACGCCTTTCGCAAGGTGTTCCCCAACACCCCGCTCTTCGGCCTGTTCGGCAACGGCGAGATCGGCTGCGACCGAATCATCAAAGACGACTACACGCTGTGCGACACTGACACGGACAGTCTGCAGCACGAGTACACTACAGTCATGACCCTGGTGCATCtaggctgactgactgactcgcAGTGACAGTAGACAAACAGGACGACCTATCGCCCTCCTGTTTGTCTCAGCAGTTTGGGAACAAGAAAACATTCTGTACAGCGTAACTCGCGTTACGACTCAGAATGTCGCTGTCACCATTCCTGCTCATAAAGTAGGGAAATGATCCCTGTAGCCATCAGTGTAATGGCATCGTTTTGGGAAAGTGTGTCCCACCCCCGGACACTGTGTGCAAACACAGCTTCTTATTAAAACCAGTGAGTTTCACAAAGTTCAGATTTAAAAAGACGAAGCGATGACCTCTTTTTACGTTTCGAATGTCGTTGAGCGCTCTTGGTaaatatatgtgtttatatttccCCACACTTTCGAGGCATATCTTACCCTCTGACATTAACCTCATGGTCTGTTTCGCTTTGCAGGTGAGTAAATTATATACTCTTGTGTGTCCCACAAGctttttgttgtagttgttgATCCAGCGCAGGCACTTTTTATTCTCCTAAGCAAGAGGAGTGTTGTCCCTCCTCCACAAAAACAAGGTGATCTTGATTTGAATGCTCTTCCTTGTTATGTAGATTTTACACTCATGGTTTTTACACTTTTCTCTTACcagtggaaaaaataataaaccatGTTAGCCTACGAATTAATACTTTTTTGCAAGATATCTATGTACCGTGGCTCTATTAGGTACCAGGAACGCAGTCAGGATTTTACAgtgcctcttcttttttttcttttttttgtctttgtcttgtcaTATCTCCTACTACCTACGCCCAGCTGTTAATAGTTGGGCCAAATGATCACTTCATTTAGCTTCTGCAGTTTAAAAGAAAGCTTCATtcgccaaaaaaacaaaccgaACAGGACCGCCCTGTTGGCTGACTTCACTTTACTCGTGGACCTTCTACAATTATTTAGGAAATAGTGGTTAGAAAATGAAGATAAACTGTTACAGGTCTGGGAAAAATGTGATTGAGTTGGTGGAGATGATGTTGATATGGTATcctttgcaaaaaaaataaaaaaaataaacaaatgttaaagtTTATAAGTTAATGTTTCTTTGAAATCTTGATAGTATAGTCTGAGACTAGTTGTGCGTCCAAAATGAAAAGATCATAGAATATTCCTCCGTCAGAATCCAGTAATGCTTCACTGTCACTGATCGATGTCAAGAACATCCTGCAGACACCAAGTTACTGTTAAAGTTCCGCTTTTGTATACATGCTGCAGCAATAATTGTTGCAAGTAATGGATGTTccagtatttttttattattttatttttttttaaagtacacAGAGCTGGCCTAGTTTTTGAAGAGATCATTAAACTGTATTCAGTTAGTGTTTATGGCTGATAGAAACAAAGTTCTGGTGTTGATGCACTTTTTTTCTACATGTGCCAAATCATTTCTGTActgctctcttttgttttctctcctctcaatAAATGACAAACATTCAGTATGAAGAtatgtgctttgttttttcttcagtcCACTACAGCAGCATCCCTCAGACCCCCCCCCCGGtgcctgaaacaaaaaacaaaacaaaacactgggcGTTACGCATCCTTCCTCCGGTTGTAACCACAGGCCCTACTACACTCGCTGCACATCACcacctttaatatttaattttattcttTTCCCCCTTTATTTGCGCACACCCTGAAATGTGATTCTCTCAGCCTATAACATCCTCAGCAGCCCACGTCCAGgcgtgttttttaaaaaaaaaaaaaaaaggaaagagacgCTGCGGATTGATTGATGTGCGCTTTAACCATCGACTGGCTAATCCCGGTGAATGACAAACGGTTAAGCCAATTGCTGTGAAGGCAATTTATATTCCCATAGTATCTTTATTTTGggaaaccataaaaaaaaaaaaaaaaccgctCATGACACGGGAGAGGGACGACCTACCAGGCGTAAAgctaataataattaaaaaaaaatcatctgtgGCGATAATCCGCGCACAAATTGACCTCAATCgttgagggaggggggggggggggggggggggggacagaaaCAAATCTTTCTCACAtccatctctttctttttctttctctcgctctctcacacacacacaaacacacgaccaacattttttttttttttttttttgagcctGCTATGTCGTGACCGGAGCGATTGCAAATGTCACACGATTCG from the Sparus aurata chromosome 4, fSpaAur1.1, whole genome shotgun sequence genome contains:
- the fbxo22 gene encoding F-box only protein 22 produces the protein MDEDQDFAVSLQDSKAAYVLSNVAEVVERILTFVPTKSLFRIASVCRLWRNCARRVLRTRQQLTWVSATGPSNTEVHALCSILAEEVEKVFLLPKTVLAMVDCEAFNGQAYCYRENKAKRSRHSPDTVEELNLLFPKGCDIMGIATPGIVLTPSGSSSSPPQEYQEGEAGFAIMFPSMDGVHIKPFHFCKKSISPTALKEAGLVDNPELRVVLIFVYEAYKSGGARFLSQILEPLAKSKALIAGGLVESVFSPTRHCCSQGAYGVVGLALSGPKVQGASVLLDQDIGNPKAAEATIRRLKAAKIPERNTLGFMFACVGRGQSYYNNQPNVEADAFRKVFPNTPLFGLFGNGEIGCDRIIKDDYTLCDTDTDSLQHEYTTVMTLVHLG